In Micromonospora sp. NBC_01813, the following are encoded in one genomic region:
- the recG gene encoding ATP-dependent DNA helicase RecG encodes MTQPCTLDTPLTVNLGAKTAKAMADHLDLHTVGDLLYHFPRRYDQRGDHTDIRSLEVGEQVTVLGQVRRTTVRPMRQRRGKLLEAVVEDGTGGTLTLTFFGNQAWRERDLKPGRWGLFAGKVTEFRGVRQLNGPEYVLLGDGTADGEVAAEDPVEEFAGALIPVYPAAAAVPTWVIARCVRTVLDVLTAPEDPMPAAVRASRNLIGLDPALRQIHRPASEPELFQARRRLKWDEAFAVQLTLVRRKLRAADWPARPRPRSAAGLLAAFDERLPYQLTDGQQRIGEEIAADLAVAHPMHRLLQGEVGSGKTVCALRAMLQVVDAGGQAALLAPTEVLAAQHHRGIQELLGPLGRAGELDGDPAGTRVTLVTGSLGAAARRAALDEVRAGRSGIVIGTHALLYEGVDFADLGLVVVDEQHRFGVEQRDALRAKAEQPPHVLVMTATPIPRTVAMTVYGDLEVSALTQLPGGRSPIVSHVVPAADKPAFLERAWRRVREEVAAGHQAYVVCPRIGDATGSGADEEPPGDGDDPGARRPPLAVTEVAPLLAEGPLHGLRIEVLHGRLPADAKDSVMRAFAAGDVDVLVATTVVEVGVNVPNATVMIVLDADRFGVSQLHQLRGRVGRGSAAGLCLLVTDAAEGTPARERLDAVASTTDGFRLAELDLEQRREGDVLGATQSGRRSHLRLLSLLRDAELIGQARAEAIELLGDDPELARHPELAASVDTLVDADRAEYLEKG; translated from the coding sequence ATGACTCAGCCGTGCACGTTGGACACCCCGTTGACCGTCAACCTGGGCGCGAAGACCGCCAAGGCGATGGCCGACCACCTCGACCTGCACACCGTCGGGGACCTGCTGTACCACTTCCCGCGCCGCTACGACCAGCGCGGCGACCACACCGACATCCGTTCGCTGGAGGTGGGAGAGCAGGTCACCGTCCTGGGGCAGGTGCGGCGGACCACCGTACGGCCGATGCGTCAGCGGCGCGGCAAGCTGCTCGAAGCGGTCGTCGAGGACGGCACCGGCGGCACCCTCACGCTGACCTTCTTCGGCAACCAGGCGTGGCGGGAACGAGACCTCAAACCGGGCCGGTGGGGGCTGTTCGCCGGCAAGGTCACCGAGTTCCGCGGCGTACGCCAGCTCAACGGCCCCGAGTACGTGCTGCTCGGCGACGGCACCGCGGACGGTGAGGTGGCCGCCGAGGACCCGGTGGAGGAGTTCGCCGGGGCGCTGATCCCGGTGTACCCGGCGGCGGCCGCCGTCCCCACCTGGGTGATCGCCCGCTGCGTACGGACCGTGCTGGACGTGCTCACCGCGCCGGAGGACCCGATGCCGGCGGCGGTGCGGGCCAGCCGCAACCTGATCGGCCTCGACCCGGCGTTGCGGCAGATCCACCGCCCGGCCAGCGAACCGGAGCTGTTCCAGGCCCGGCGGCGACTCAAGTGGGACGAGGCGTTCGCCGTACAGCTGACGTTGGTGCGCCGCAAGCTGCGCGCCGCCGACTGGCCGGCGCGACCCCGGCCCCGCTCCGCCGCCGGCCTGCTGGCCGCCTTCGACGAACGGCTGCCGTACCAGCTGACCGACGGTCAGCAGCGGATCGGCGAGGAGATCGCCGCCGACCTGGCCGTCGCGCATCCGATGCACCGGCTGCTGCAGGGGGAGGTCGGCTCCGGTAAGACGGTCTGCGCGCTGCGGGCCATGCTGCAGGTGGTCGACGCCGGCGGGCAGGCGGCGCTGCTCGCCCCGACCGAGGTGCTCGCCGCCCAGCACCACCGGGGCATCCAGGAGCTGCTGGGGCCGCTGGGTCGGGCCGGTGAGCTCGACGGCGACCCGGCCGGCACCCGGGTGACGCTGGTGACCGGTTCGCTGGGCGCGGCGGCCCGCAGGGCGGCGCTGGACGAGGTCCGCGCCGGCCGGTCCGGGATCGTCATCGGCACCCACGCCCTGCTGTACGAGGGCGTCGACTTCGCCGACCTCGGCCTGGTGGTGGTCGACGAACAGCACCGGTTCGGCGTGGAGCAGCGCGACGCGTTGCGGGCCAAGGCCGAGCAGCCGCCGCACGTACTGGTGATGACCGCGACCCCGATCCCGCGCACCGTCGCGATGACCGTCTACGGCGATCTGGAGGTCTCGGCGCTCACCCAGCTGCCCGGCGGCCGGTCGCCGATCGTCTCGCACGTGGTGCCGGCGGCGGACAAGCCGGCGTTCCTGGAGCGGGCCTGGCGGCGGGTACGTGAGGAGGTGGCCGCCGGCCACCAGGCGTACGTGGTCTGTCCCCGCATCGGTGACGCGACCGGCTCCGGCGCCGACGAGGAGCCCCCCGGCGACGGTGACGATCCCGGGGCGCGGCGGCCACCGCTGGCGGTGACCGAGGTGGCGCCGCTGCTCGCCGAGGGGCCGTTGCACGGGTTGCGGATCGAGGTGCTGCACGGCCGGCTGCCGGCCGACGCGAAGGATTCGGTGATGCGGGCGTTCGCCGCCGGTGACGTCGACGTGCTGGTGGCGACGACGGTGGTCGAGGTCGGGGTGAACGTGCCGAACGCCACCGTGATGATCGTGCTGGACGCCGACCGGTTCGGGGTGTCGCAGCTGCACCAGCTGCGCGGCCGGGTCGGCCGGGGCTCGGCGGCCGGACTGTGCCTGCTGGTCACCGACGCCGCCGAGGGTACGCCGGCCCGCGAGCGGCTGGACGCGGTGGCGTCGACCACCGACGGGTTCCGGTTGGCCGAGCTGGATCTGGAGCAGCGCCGGGAAGGTGACGTGCTGGGGGCCACCCAGTCGGGTCGCCGGTCGCATCTGCGGCTGTTGTCGCTGCTGCGTGACGCCGAGCTGATCGGGCAGGCCCGGGCCGAGGCGATCGAGCTGCTCGGCGACGATCCGGAGCTGGCCCGGCATCCGGAGCTGGCGGCCTCGGTCGACACCCTGGTCGACGCCGACCGCGCCGAGTACCTGGAGAAGGGCTGA